From a single Maylandia zebra isolate NMK-2024a linkage group LG3, Mzebra_GT3a, whole genome shotgun sequence genomic region:
- the LOC112429847 gene encoding butyrophilin-like protein 2 isoform X2, which yields MMKNLLSFLLLEQFPSWATALLVLLVLLVLLVVSGGLLFYFRHYFMSDYKVEVDSGVESVQLPCKTTVNLPKDAKVEWKNKNNRKVHVYQNGSDQLEEQHNFYRGRTKMKRNLLEPGDLSLTLKPPTDTDTYTCTVYNNRGEVLMKKEVLLIVRVPQVEVDSGVESVQLPFKTTLHLPEDAKVEWKDKGSRMIYVHQNGSEQPEEQHQAYKNRTKMNEDLLKTGDLSLTLKHPTDGDNRSYTCTVYSREGNILLKKNVELKVRVCQVEVDSGVESVQLPFKSTENLPEDAKVEWKDGRSRTVHVYKNGSDQPEEQHQVYRDRTKMNEDLLRTGDLSLTLKHPTDWDSDDFICEVWRSGNILRTKSLLLKVRVCQVEVEEGAESVQLPFKTTQNLPGDVRVVWECKEPEPVMLVHVYENGSDQPEEQHQVYRDRTKMNEDLLKTGDLSLTLKQPTERDSGEYACYVVRNRAVVRRKRVQLKVKGRVQVQDQTGDIRNRSSSIDPTPLMADQSV from the exons ATGATGAAAAACTTGCTGTCGTTCCTGCTCCTCG AACAGTTTCCATCCTGGGCCACAGCTCTCCTGGTTCTCCTGGTTCTCCTTGTTCTTCTTGTGGTTTCTGGAggtcttcttttttatttccgGCACTATTTCATGTCAG ATTAtaaggtggaggtggattcaggggtggagtctgtccagctgccctGCAAAACCACAGTTAACCTGCCTAAAGACGCTAAAGTGGAGtggaagaacaaaaacaacaggaaggtccacgtgtatcagaacggctctgaccagcTTGAAGAACAGCATAATTTTTACAGAGGGCGAACAAAGATGAAGAGAAACTTACTGGAacctggagacctcagtctgaccctgaaaccccccacagacacagacacctacacctgcaccgtctACAACAACAGGGGGGAGGTTCTGATGAAAAAAGAAGTGCTGCTCATtgtcagag tcccccaggtggaggtggattcaggggtggagtctgtccagctgcccttCAAAACCACACTTCACTTGCCTGAAGATGCTAAAGTGGAGTGGAAGGACAAAGGCAGCAGGATGATCTATGTCCATCAGAACGGCTCTGAGCAGCCTGAAGAACAACACCAGGCTTACAAAAACCGaacgaagatgaatgaagacctgcttaaaactggagacctcagtctgaccctgaaacaccccACAGATGGAGACAACAGGTcctacacctgcaccgtctACAGCAGGGAGGGAAACATCCTGCTGAAGAAAAATGTGGAGCTAAAAGTCAGAG tctgtcaagtggaggtggattcaggggtggagtctgtccagctgcccttCAAATCCACAGAAAACCTGCCTGAAGACGCTAAAGTGGAGTGGAAGGATGGGAGATCCAGAACGGTCCATGTGTATAAGAACGGCTCTGATCAGCCTGAAGAACAGCACCAGGtttacagagaccgaacgaagatgaatgaagacctgctgagaactggagacctcagtctcaccctgaaacaccccacagactgggacagCGATGATTTCATATGTGAAGTTTGGAGGAGTGGAAACATCCTTAGAACAAAATCACTGCTGCTCAAAGTCAGAG tgtgtcaggtggaggtggaggagggggcggagtctgtccagctgcccttCAAAACCACACAAAACCTGCCTGGAGATGTTAGAGTGGTTTGGGAATGCAAAGAGCCTGAACCAGTAATGTTGGTCCATGTGTATgagaacggctctgaccagcctgaagaacagcaccaggtttacagagaccgaacgaagatgaatgaagacctgctgaaaactggagacctcagtctgaccctgaaacagcccacagagagagacagtggagAATATGCATGCTACGTTGTGAGGAATCGAGCTGTGGTTAGAAGGAAGAGAGTGCAGCTCAAAGTCAAAg gcagagttcaggtccaggatcaaacaggggacatcaggaacagaagcagctccattgatccgactcctctgatggctgatcaatcagtttga
- the LOC112429847 gene encoding uncharacterized protein LOC112429847 isoform X1 — translation MMKNLLSFLLLVSQHALSVVVEVNEGAESVLLPCEFSGLIPENDSTVMWTHEDLYNKSVHLRRKEGDDLGEQNQRYSGRTSMRPDALNTGNFSLTLRKPQLTDSGNYACSISDGREERRLIDIQLQVKEQFPSWATALLVLLVLLVLLVVSGGLLFYFRHYFMSDYKVEVDSGVESVQLPCKTTVNLPKDAKVEWKNKNNRKVHVYQNGSDQLEEQHNFYRGRTKMKRNLLEPGDLSLTLKPPTDTDTYTCTVYNNRGEVLMKKEVLLIVRVPQVEVDSGVESVQLPFKTTLHLPEDAKVEWKDKGSRMIYVHQNGSEQPEEQHQAYKNRTKMNEDLLKTGDLSLTLKHPTDGDNRSYTCTVYSREGNILLKKNVELKVRVCQVEVDSGVESVQLPFKSTENLPEDAKVEWKDGRSRTVHVYKNGSDQPEEQHQVYRDRTKMNEDLLRTGDLSLTLKHPTDWDSDDFICEVWRSGNILRTKSLLLKVRVCQVEVEEGAESVQLPFKTTQNLPGDVRVVWECKEPEPVMLVHVYENGSDQPEEQHQVYRDRTKMNEDLLKTGDLSLTLKQPTERDSGEYACYVVRNRAVVRRKRVQLKVKGRVQVQDQTGDIRNRSSSIDPTPLMADQSV, via the exons ATGATGAAAAACTTGCTGTCGTTCCTGCTCCTCG tttcccagcatgccctgtctgtggtggtggaggtgaatgagggggCAGAGTCTGTCCTGCTGCCCTGTGAGTTCTCAGGTTTAATACCTGAGAATGACTCCACCGTGATGTGGACTCACGAAGATCTTTATAACAAATCTGTCCATCTACGACGAAAAGAAGGAGATGATCTTGGAGAGCAAAACCAGCGTTACAGCGGGCGCACATCGATGAGGCCTGATGCTCTGAACACTGGaaacttcagcctcactctgagaaaaccACAACTGACTGACAGCGGCAACTACGCCTGCTCCATCAGTGATGGAAGAGAAGAAAGGAGACTGATAGAtatacagctgcaggtcaaag AACAGTTTCCATCCTGGGCCACAGCTCTCCTGGTTCTCCTGGTTCTCCTTGTTCTTCTTGTGGTTTCTGGAggtcttcttttttatttccgGCACTATTTCATGTCAG ATTAtaaggtggaggtggattcaggggtggagtctgtccagctgccctGCAAAACCACAGTTAACCTGCCTAAAGACGCTAAAGTGGAGtggaagaacaaaaacaacaggaaggtccacgtgtatcagaacggctctgaccagcTTGAAGAACAGCATAATTTTTACAGAGGGCGAACAAAGATGAAGAGAAACTTACTGGAacctggagacctcagtctgaccctgaaaccccccacagacacagacacctacacctgcaccgtctACAACAACAGGGGGGAGGTTCTGATGAAAAAAGAAGTGCTGCTCATtgtcagag tcccccaggtggaggtggattcaggggtggagtctgtccagctgcccttCAAAACCACACTTCACTTGCCTGAAGATGCTAAAGTGGAGTGGAAGGACAAAGGCAGCAGGATGATCTATGTCCATCAGAACGGCTCTGAGCAGCCTGAAGAACAACACCAGGCTTACAAAAACCGaacgaagatgaatgaagacctgcttaaaactggagacctcagtctgaccctgaaacaccccACAGATGGAGACAACAGGTcctacacctgcaccgtctACAGCAGGGAGGGAAACATCCTGCTGAAGAAAAATGTGGAGCTAAAAGTCAGAG tctgtcaagtggaggtggattcaggggtggagtctgtccagctgcccttCAAATCCACAGAAAACCTGCCTGAAGACGCTAAAGTGGAGTGGAAGGATGGGAGATCCAGAACGGTCCATGTGTATAAGAACGGCTCTGATCAGCCTGAAGAACAGCACCAGGtttacagagaccgaacgaagatgaatgaagacctgctgagaactggagacctcagtctcaccctgaaacaccccacagactgggacagCGATGATTTCATATGTGAAGTTTGGAGGAGTGGAAACATCCTTAGAACAAAATCACTGCTGCTCAAAGTCAGAG tgtgtcaggtggaggtggaggagggggcggagtctgtccagctgcccttCAAAACCACACAAAACCTGCCTGGAGATGTTAGAGTGGTTTGGGAATGCAAAGAGCCTGAACCAGTAATGTTGGTCCATGTGTATgagaacggctctgaccagcctgaagaacagcaccaggtttacagagaccgaacgaagatgaatgaagacctgctgaaaactggagacctcagtctgaccctgaaacagcccacagagagagacagtggagAATATGCATGCTACGTTGTGAGGAATCGAGCTGTGGTTAGAAGGAAGAGAGTGCAGCTCAAAGTCAAAg gcagagttcaggtccaggatcaaacaggggacatcaggaacagaagcagctccattgatccgactcctctgatggctgatcaatcagtttga
- the LOC112429847 gene encoding uncharacterized protein LOC112429847 isoform X3 produces MMKNLLSFLLLVSQHALSVVVEVNEGAESVLLPCEFSGLIPENDSTVMWTHEDLYNKSVHLRRKEGDDLGEQNQRYSGRTSMRPDALNTGNFSLTLRKPQLTDSGNYACSISDGREERRLIDIQLQVKEQFPSWATALLVLLVLLVLLVVSGGLLFYFRHYFMSDYKVEVDSGVESVQLPCKTTVNLPKDAKVEWKNKNNRKVHVYQNGSDQLEEQHNFYRGRTKMKRNLLEPGDLSLTLKPPTDTDTYTCTVYNNRGEVLMKKEVLLIVRVPQVEVDSGVESVQLPFKTTLHLPEDAKVEWKDKGSRMIYVHQNGSEQPEEQHQAYKNRTKMNEDLLKTGDLSLTLKHPTDGDNRSYTCTVYSREGNILLKKNVELKVRVCQVEVDSGVESVQLPFKSTENLPEDAKVEWKDGRSRTVHVYKNGSDQPEEQHQVYRDRTKMNEDLLRTGDLSLTLKHPTDWDSDDFICEVWRSGNILRTKSLLLKVRAHMIADMSNCRHIYIYLYIYI; encoded by the exons ATGATGAAAAACTTGCTGTCGTTCCTGCTCCTCG tttcccagcatgccctgtctgtggtggtggaggtgaatgagggggCAGAGTCTGTCCTGCTGCCCTGTGAGTTCTCAGGTTTAATACCTGAGAATGACTCCACCGTGATGTGGACTCACGAAGATCTTTATAACAAATCTGTCCATCTACGACGAAAAGAAGGAGATGATCTTGGAGAGCAAAACCAGCGTTACAGCGGGCGCACATCGATGAGGCCTGATGCTCTGAACACTGGaaacttcagcctcactctgagaaaaccACAACTGACTGACAGCGGCAACTACGCCTGCTCCATCAGTGATGGAAGAGAAGAAAGGAGACTGATAGAtatacagctgcaggtcaaag AACAGTTTCCATCCTGGGCCACAGCTCTCCTGGTTCTCCTGGTTCTCCTTGTTCTTCTTGTGGTTTCTGGAggtcttcttttttatttccgGCACTATTTCATGTCAG ATTAtaaggtggaggtggattcaggggtggagtctgtccagctgccctGCAAAACCACAGTTAACCTGCCTAAAGACGCTAAAGTGGAGtggaagaacaaaaacaacaggaaggtccacgtgtatcagaacggctctgaccagcTTGAAGAACAGCATAATTTTTACAGAGGGCGAACAAAGATGAAGAGAAACTTACTGGAacctggagacctcagtctgaccctgaaaccccccacagacacagacacctacacctgcaccgtctACAACAACAGGGGGGAGGTTCTGATGAAAAAAGAAGTGCTGCTCATtgtcagag tcccccaggtggaggtggattcaggggtggagtctgtccagctgcccttCAAAACCACACTTCACTTGCCTGAAGATGCTAAAGTGGAGTGGAAGGACAAAGGCAGCAGGATGATCTATGTCCATCAGAACGGCTCTGAGCAGCCTGAAGAACAACACCAGGCTTACAAAAACCGaacgaagatgaatgaagacctgcttaaaactggagacctcagtctgaccctgaaacaccccACAGATGGAGACAACAGGTcctacacctgcaccgtctACAGCAGGGAGGGAAACATCCTGCTGAAGAAAAATGTGGAGCTAAAAGTCAGAG tctgtcaagtggaggtggattcaggggtggagtctgtccagctgcccttCAAATCCACAGAAAACCTGCCTGAAGACGCTAAAGTGGAGTGGAAGGATGGGAGATCCAGAACGGTCCATGTGTATAAGAACGGCTCTGATCAGCCTGAAGAACAGCACCAGGtttacagagaccgaacgaagatgaatgaagacctgctgagaactggagacctcagtctcaccctgaaacaccccacagactgggacagCGATGATTTCATATGTGAAGTTTGGAGGAGTGGAAACATCCTTAGAACAAAATCACTGCTGCTCAAAGTCAGAG CTCACATGATTGCAGACATGAGCAATTGCAgacatatctatatatatctatatatatatatatag